Proteins from one Acidiphilium multivorum AIU301 genomic window:
- a CDS encoding copper resistance D family protein, with product MSVSTDLLVRGAARGIHVAASLAILGTTAGYRLFAQAGLQRDKSSAARNAQNAIVKFLRASFAVAVIAGLIWLLCEAIYASGSNQITSGFDAILPLLRDTNFGHLLIIRMILMAGAVLVFGHGQSNRRVLLAGSFAAVAVALQAGLGHGAAMGGAEGHLLLATLILHLLAAGLWLGGLVSLLIVVKAVTPEAAFRAATWFSRLGIACVITIAVTAAIQGWYLIGSIPALTGTAYGLVAGGKLALFLILLAIAAMNRWQTSRLTTLRGQRAKDFLYKSIAIETAIGLTVVVLAGILMELPPAMDIAKMNMTG from the coding sequence GTGAGCGTCTCCACCGATCTGCTCGTTCGAGGTGCCGCCCGCGGCATTCATGTCGCGGCTTCGCTCGCCATTCTCGGCACCACCGCAGGTTATCGCCTATTTGCTCAGGCCGGCTTGCAGCGTGACAAATCATCGGCCGCACGCAACGCTCAGAACGCAATCGTCAAGTTTCTACGTGCAAGTTTCGCTGTGGCGGTCATCGCTGGTTTGATCTGGCTCCTCTGCGAAGCCATCTATGCCTCGGGATCAAACCAGATCACCTCTGGTTTTGATGCCATTCTGCCGTTGCTGCGCGACACGAACTTTGGTCACCTTCTCATTATCCGGATGATCTTGATGGCTGGTGCCGTGTTGGTATTCGGCCACGGACAGAGTAACCGTCGCGTCCTGTTGGCCGGAAGCTTTGCCGCCGTCGCCGTCGCGTTGCAGGCCGGGCTTGGGCACGGTGCCGCCATGGGCGGGGCGGAGGGACATCTGCTGCTCGCGACCCTGATCCTGCATCTGCTCGCCGCGGGACTGTGGCTCGGCGGCCTGGTTTCCCTTCTCATCGTCGTCAAAGCCGTCACGCCCGAAGCGGCCTTTCGCGCGGCGACGTGGTTTTCCCGCCTGGGCATCGCCTGCGTGATCACCATCGCCGTGACGGCGGCGATTCAGGGCTGGTATCTGATCGGCAGCATCCCCGCCTTGACCGGCACGGCCTATGGATTGGTCGCGGGCGGAAAACTTGCATTATTCCTGATCCTCTTGGCGATCGCAGCGATGAACCGATGGCAGACGTCCCGCCTTACGACGTTGCGCGGTCAGCGCGCCAAGGATTTTCTATACAAATCCATTGCGATCGAAACAGCGATCGGCCTCACCGTCGTCGTGCTCGCAGGCATTCTGATGGAACTTCCGCCCGCCATGGACATCGCGAAAATGAATATGACCGGTTAG
- a CDS encoding copper resistance CopC family protein yields MRKSLKSAPVVAALLAVPVLAMAHAYPAHETPPSGAVLKLLPGEVSINFTETVNRHFSGIVVQGPNGKQVSHGEATLERNDPKTLVIHLRRSNRAGRYTVLWHALASDGHRTHGRYSFQVTP; encoded by the coding sequence ATGAGAAAATCCCTGAAGTCAGCTCCCGTCGTCGCGGCTCTTCTTGCGGTACCGGTATTGGCAATGGCCCATGCCTATCCTGCTCACGAAACGCCACCGTCGGGTGCTGTGCTGAAACTGCTTCCCGGCGAGGTCTCAATCAACTTCACCGAGACCGTCAACCGGCATTTCAGCGGTATCGTGGTCCAAGGACCGAATGGCAAACAAGTCAGTCACGGCGAGGCGACGTTAGAACGCAACGACCCCAAGACACTGGTCATCCATCTGCGTCGATCAAATCGAGCCGGGCGCTATACTGTTCTTTGGCATGCGCTCGCATCCGACGGGCATCGAACGCATGGACGTTACAGTTTTCAAGTGACGCCGTGA
- the ctaD gene encoding cytochrome c oxidase subunit I, translating into MTMSTAASDDHAHAAHAHDAHYPGFVRRWLMSTNHKDIGTLYITWAIIAGIEGGVLSEIMRMQLMHPNNTLITSGQTWNAIVTAHGLLMIFFMVMPALIGGFGNWFVPMMIGAPDMAFPRLNNMSFWFLFMGFIFVNLGLMVGAGSGIGWTLYPPLSDITYQPGPAVDFTLFSLHLAGISSLLGAINFIATILNMRAPGMTMHKMPLFVWGILVTAFLLLLAIPVLAGAITMLIMDRNFGTSFFEPGGGGDPVLFQHLFWFFGHPEVYIMILPAFGIVSHVVSTFSKKPIFGYLGMVYAMVAIGFVGFVVWAHHMFVSGISVDSKVYFEAATLVIAVPTGVKVFSWIATMWGGSIELKTPMLWAIGMIFMFVVGGATGVVIANAGLDTELHNTYFIIAHFHYVLSMGSVFAIFAGFYYWIGKMYGRQYPEWAGKLHFWTFFIGVNLTFFPQHFLGLAGMPRRYPDYPTAFAGWNYVSSVGTIISGISTLIFFYVLFRIFTGKQALADNYWGEGATTLEWTVPSPAPHHTFEDVPVIR; encoded by the coding sequence ATGACCATGTCCACCGCCGCCTCGGACGATCACGCCCACGCCGCCCATGCGCATGACGCCCATTATCCGGGGTTCGTCCGCCGCTGGCTGATGAGCACGAACCACAAGGATATCGGCACGCTCTACATCACCTGGGCGATCATCGCCGGGATCGAAGGCGGGGTGCTGTCGGAAATCATGCGGATGCAGTTGATGCATCCGAACAACACGCTGATCACCTCGGGCCAGACCTGGAACGCGATCGTCACCGCGCACGGGCTGCTGATGATCTTCTTCATGGTGATGCCGGCGCTGATCGGCGGGTTCGGCAACTGGTTCGTGCCCATGATGATCGGCGCGCCGGACATGGCGTTCCCGCGGCTCAACAACATGAGCTTCTGGTTCCTGTTCATGGGCTTCATTTTCGTCAATCTCGGCCTGATGGTGGGCGCGGGTTCGGGGATCGGCTGGACGCTGTATCCGCCGCTGTCCGACATCACCTACCAGCCTGGGCCGGCGGTCGATTTCACCCTGTTCTCGCTGCATCTGGCCGGGATTTCCTCGCTGCTCGGCGCGATCAACTTCATCGCGACCATCCTGAACATGCGCGCCCCCGGCATGACGATGCACAAGATGCCGCTGTTCGTCTGGGGCATCCTGGTGACCGCGTTCCTGCTGCTGCTGGCGATTCCGGTGCTCGCGGGCGCGATCACCATGCTGATCATGGACCGCAATTTCGGCACCTCGTTCTTCGAGCCGGGCGGCGGCGGCGATCCGGTGCTGTTCCAGCATCTGTTCTGGTTCTTCGGCCACCCCGAGGTCTACATCATGATTCTGCCGGCGTTCGGCATTGTCAGCCACGTGGTCTCGACCTTCTCGAAAAAGCCGATCTTCGGCTATCTCGGCATGGTCTATGCGATGGTCGCGATCGGCTTCGTCGGCTTCGTGGTCTGGGCGCATCACATGTTCGTCTCGGGCATTTCGGTGGACTCGAAAGTGTATTTCGAGGCGGCAACGCTCGTCATCGCGGTGCCGACCGGGGTAAAAGTGTTTTCCTGGATCGCGACGATGTGGGGCGGGTCGATCGAGCTGAAGACGCCGATGCTCTGGGCGATCGGCATGATTTTCATGTTCGTGGTCGGCGGTGCGACCGGCGTGGTGATCGCCAATGCCGGGCTCGATACCGAATTGCACAACACCTATTTCATCATCGCGCATTTCCACTACGTGCTGTCGATGGGGTCGGTATTCGCGATCTTCGCCGGGTTCTATTACTGGATCGGCAAGATGTACGGCCGGCAATATCCCGAATGGGCCGGCAAGCTGCATTTCTGGACCTTCTTCATCGGCGTGAACCTGACCTTCTTCCCGCAGCATTTCCTCGGCCTCGCCGGGATGCCGCGCCGCTACCCCGACTACCCGACCGCGTTCGCAGGCTGGAACTACGTCTCGTCGGTGGGAACGATCATCTCCGGGATCAGCACGCTGATCTTTTTCTACGTGCTGTTCCGTATTTTCACCGGCAAGCAGGCTCTGGCCGACAATTACTGGGGCGAGGGTGCGACGACGCTGGAATGGACCGTGCCGTCCCCCGCGCCGCACCACACCTTCGAGGATGTGCCGGTGATCCGATGA
- the coxB gene encoding cytochrome c oxidase subunit II, with product MVGTRIIAMSTVTKRMIGWIGGFISIALMLSFRDAAAAEFVKNAAGFPIHAPRPWEWWFQPPSSPNAKAIDWMMQFVLWIMFAVVALVGVLLGIVMVRFHASRHPVPTTTTHNTVIEVLWTVVPALLLIVIFVPSLNMIYQQSNYKHRYMTVRVIGHQWFWEYDYLGAKGVDFTSYVIPPNQLKPGEIRQLSVNHPLVLPAGKKVVFQITSKDVIHSFFVPSLGVQRYAIPGQYWRQWTQIDAPGVYYGECNQICGLNHDNMPIEIVALPMKQFQAWLVEAKKDAAQGNVPKVHKYEVLAEAAAKAASLSHPGVALASAAPIAASQ from the coding sequence ATGGTAGGGACCCGGATCATAGCGATGAGTACAGTGACGAAGCGCATGATAGGTTGGATAGGCGGATTTATCTCGATTGCTTTGATGCTGTCCTTCCGGGACGCCGCGGCGGCGGAATTCGTAAAAAATGCTGCCGGGTTTCCGATCCATGCGCCGCGCCCGTGGGAGTGGTGGTTCCAGCCGCCTTCAAGTCCGAACGCGAAGGCGATCGACTGGATGATGCAGTTCGTGCTGTGGATCATGTTCGCCGTGGTCGCGCTGGTCGGCGTGCTGCTCGGCATCGTGATGGTGCGGTTCCACGCGTCCCGGCACCCGGTGCCGACCACCACCACGCACAATACGGTGATCGAGGTGCTGTGGACGGTGGTGCCCGCGCTGCTGCTGATCGTGATTTTCGTGCCCTCGCTCAACATGATCTATCAGCAATCCAACTATAAGCACCGCTACATGACGGTGCGGGTGATCGGCCATCAATGGTTCTGGGAATACGACTATCTCGGTGCCAAGGGAGTCGATTTCACCTCCTATGTGATTCCGCCGAACCAGTTGAAACCGGGCGAGATCCGCCAGCTTTCCGTCAACCATCCGCTGGTGCTGCCGGCCGGCAAGAAAGTGGTGTTCCAGATCACCAGCAAGGACGTAATACACAGTTTCTTCGTCCCCTCGCTCGGCGTGCAGCGCTATGCGATTCCCGGTCAGTACTGGCGCCAATGGACGCAAATCGACGCGCCGGGGGTTTATTATGGCGAATGCAACCAGATTTGCGGCTTGAACCATGATAACATGCCGATCGAGATCGTCGCCCTGCCGATGAAGCAGTTCCAGGCCTGGCTCGTCGAGGCCAAGAAGGACGCGGCGCAAGGCAACGTGCCGAAGGTGCATAAATATGAAGTGCTGGCGGAAGCAGCCGCCAAGGCCGCCTCGCTCTCGCATCCGGGTGTCGCGCTCGCCAGCGCGGCGCCGATAGCCGCATCGCAATGA
- a CDS encoding peroxiredoxin has protein sequence MSIQLGQIAPDFEQVSTQGTIKFHQWLGDSWGVLFSHPKDYTPVCTTELAEVARLKPEWDKRHAKPIGLSVDPADSHKGWEDDIKETQGQSLNFPLLADADRKVSHLYGMIHPEADPTVTVRSVFIIDPNKKVRLIITYPPSTGRNFDEIIRVIDSLQLTDAHKVATPVNWNDGDEVIILPSLSDDDAKTRFPEGWRTLRPYLRMVAQPRLPHRQ, from the coding sequence ATGAGTATCCAACTTGGTCAGATCGCACCCGACTTCGAGCAAGTCAGCACCCAAGGCACGATCAAATTCCACCAATGGCTCGGCGACTCCTGGGGTGTGCTGTTCAGCCACCCGAAGGATTATACACCGGTCTGCACCACCGAACTTGCCGAAGTCGCGCGGTTGAAGCCCGAATGGGACAAACGACACGCCAAGCCGATCGGGCTTTCGGTCGATCCTGCCGACAGCCATAAGGGCTGGGAAGACGACATCAAGGAAACCCAAGGTCAATCACTCAATTTTCCGCTTCTGGCCGATGCCGATCGCAAGGTCTCCCATCTCTACGGCATGATCCACCCGGAAGCCGACCCCACGGTCACGGTGCGCAGCGTGTTCATCATCGATCCCAACAAAAAGGTTCGGCTCATCATCACCTATCCGCCCAGCACCGGCCGAAACTTCGACGAAATCATCCGGGTCATCGACAGCCTGCAACTCACCGATGCGCACAAGGTGGCGACGCCGGTGAACTGGAATGATGGCGATGAGGTCATCATCCTCCCAAGCCTCTCCGACGATGACGCAAAGACCCGCTTCCCGGAGGGCTGGAGAACCCTGCGGCCCTATCTTCGCATGGTCGCCCAACCCAGACTACCGCATCGGCAGTGA
- a CDS encoding TlpA disulfide reductase family protein, with product MPASRRELLGLSLLVTGDAIVTSGSASAAVPAHPPLQLFAPKTFPALRFLDEAGQHISLASFHGKFVLLSIWATWYIPCQKEMATLDRLQAKLGGPHFQIVPVSIDTGGLAPVKEFYTRFKIQHLGIFLDPSGSAMEILNLQEIPVSFLINSDGEAIGLRSGTAVWDSPRMVRFLTHVISSKSPT from the coding sequence TTGCCCGCCTCGCGGCGTGAATTGCTCGGACTGTCCCTTCTGGTGACCGGCGATGCGATCGTGACGTCTGGCTCGGCATCCGCCGCGGTCCCCGCACATCCGCCACTCCAGCTTTTTGCACCAAAAACATTTCCGGCACTCAGGTTCCTGGATGAAGCCGGTCAGCACATCTCGCTGGCATCCTTTCACGGCAAGTTCGTGCTGCTCAGCATCTGGGCGACCTGGTACATCCCCTGCCAAAAGGAGATGGCCACGCTGGATCGGCTACAGGCCAAACTCGGCGGTCCGCACTTCCAGATCGTTCCCGTGTCGATCGATACCGGCGGATTGGCTCCGGTCAAGGAATTCTACACCCGATTCAAGATCCAGCATCTTGGCATTTTTCTCGATCCGAGCGGCAGCGCCATGGAAATCCTCAATCTTCAGGAAATTCCGGTCAGCTTTCTGATCAACTCGGATGGCGAGGCGATCGGTCTCCGATCCGGCACCGCCGTCTGGGACAGCCCGCGCATGGTCAGATTCCTGACCCATGTGATCTCGTCGAAATCACCCACCTGA
- a CDS encoding TlpA family protein disulfide reductase codes for MTLSPSSRRDFLALAASGAALGLPRSGAAAIPNAPPLYITTPKPLPTFKFSDASGHPLTLADFHGKLLLLNIWATWCIPCRKEMPTLDRLQARLGGPHFEVVPVSIDSGGLKAVRKFYAEIKIKHLGIFLDPSGSAMQVLNLEGVPTSFLIDPNGRQIGRETGAVVWDSPSVVRFMTHQIAGLSHE; via the coding sequence ATGACCCTGTCGCCATCCTCACGGCGTGATTTTCTTGCCCTCGCAGCTTCCGGCGCGGCGCTTGGCCTGCCGCGATCCGGGGCAGCCGCCATCCCGAACGCCCCGCCGCTTTATATCACCACACCAAAGCCGTTGCCGACATTCAAATTCTCCGACGCATCCGGTCATCCCCTCACGCTCGCCGATTTCCACGGCAAACTTTTACTCCTCAACATCTGGGCGACCTGGTGCATCCCCTGCCGCAAGGAAATGCCGACTTTGGACCGGCTCCAAGCCCGACTTGGCGGTCCGCATTTCGAAGTGGTGCCGGTCTCGATCGATTCCGGTGGGCTGAAAGCGGTCAGGAAATTCTATGCCGAGATCAAGATCAAACATCTCGGCATCTTTCTCGACCCGAGCGGCAGCGCCATGCAGGTCCTCAATCTAGAGGGTGTCCCGACCAGTTTTCTGATCGACCCGAACGGCAGGCAGATCGGCCGCGAAACCGGCGCCGTGGTCTGGGACAGTCCTTCGGTGGTCAGATTTATGACCCATCAGATAGCCGGGCTTTCCCATGAATAA
- a CDS encoding SCO family protein, which yields MTDRSEYSDYQPRRGHRIGRRIAIGGAIGLGAALTAIAIDPGIIGVTEHNTLETLAHLLGWSRPHGRLATTTDSAISPGAPIGGPFTLTNQFGQAMTPASFRGRWMLVYFGYSRCPDDCPLTLEKMAIMMNALGKLAKHVAPVFITVDPTHDTPAVLRTYLPKFSNKIIGLTGPVPEIAKVAREYDAYFNTTDHEASGQSLISHSTFIYLMAPNGKFENLFPVSITVPQLVHIMKKAIAQ from the coding sequence ATGACCGACCGGAGCGAATATTCAGATTATCAGCCCCGGCGTGGTCACCGGATCGGGCGGCGGATCGCGATCGGCGGGGCGATTGGCCTCGGTGCGGCACTGACCGCCATCGCCATCGATCCCGGCATTATCGGGGTGACGGAACACAATACGCTCGAGACTCTGGCGCATCTGCTCGGCTGGAGCAGGCCGCATGGCCGGCTGGCAACCACCACCGACTCGGCGATCTCTCCCGGCGCGCCGATCGGCGGCCCGTTCACCCTGACAAACCAGTTCGGCCAGGCGATGACACCGGCAAGTTTTCGCGGGCGCTGGATGCTGGTCTATTTTGGTTACTCGCGCTGCCCGGACGACTGCCCTCTGACACTCGAAAAAATGGCGATCATGATGAACGCGCTGGGGAAGCTCGCCAAACATGTTGCTCCCGTCTTTATCACCGTCGATCCCACCCATGATACGCCGGCGGTGCTTAGGACATATCTGCCCAAGTTCAGCAACAAGATCATCGGTCTCACCGGGCCGGTACCGGAGATCGCCAAGGTCGCCCGCGAATACGACGCCTATTTCAACACGACCGATCACGAAGCCTCCGGCCAGAGCCTGATCAGTCATTCAACCTTCATTTATTTGATGGCGCCGAACGGAAAGTTCGAGAATCTGTTCCCGGTGTCCATCACGGTACCGCAACTCGTCCACATCATGAAAAAGGCGATCGCCCAATGA
- a CDS encoding class I SAM-dependent methyltransferase, whose protein sequence is MRQQALVPFRTRVIGAAQGRVLEFGVGSGLNLPLYGAGVTSVTGVDPSSALLGMAQDRVTSAIVPVELIEASAETLPIDTASIDSVVTTWTLCTIPNAVQALREARRVLKPGGTLLFIEHGRAPEPGIARWQDRLDRPWGLIAGGCHINRKIDALIMEAGFHMERLSHDRMPGPRTHNYLYEGKAHPV, encoded by the coding sequence ATGCGGCAGCAGGCGCTGGTGCCATTCCGCACGCGCGTCATCGGCGCGGCACAGGGACGCGTGTTGGAATTCGGCGTCGGCTCCGGCCTCAACCTGCCGCTTTATGGCGCCGGTGTGACATCGGTCACCGGCGTCGATCCTTCGTCCGCCTTGTTGGGCATGGCGCAGGATCGTGTCACGAGCGCCATCGTGCCAGTCGAACTGATCGAGGCTTCGGCGGAGACTTTGCCGATCGACACTGCAAGCATTGATAGTGTCGTCACCACCTGGACGCTCTGCACCATCCCGAACGCGGTGCAGGCGCTGCGCGAGGCGCGGCGGGTGCTCAAGCCTGGCGGCACGCTTCTGTTCATCGAGCATGGCCGCGCGCCGGAACCCGGCATTGCGCGCTGGCAGGATCGGCTCGATCGCCCCTGGGGACTGATCGCCGGCGGCTGCCATATCAACCGCAAGATCGACGCGTTGATTATGGAGGCCGGGTTTCACATGGAGCGCCTGTCGCATGACCGGATGCCGGGTCCGCGGACGCATAATTATCTCTATGAAGGCAAGGCCCATCCCGTATGA
- a CDS encoding protein-disulfide reductase DsbD family protein gives MIIRSQPRLAAILILILTFMLGVFSITSALAASTQWVGNRHAAARLITATEAVGNAPQIDAGLQIRLERGWHAYWRNPGAAGIPPSIDWAGSTNVKSTKMYWPAPHRYLLYGLVTQGYEHGVVLPLSIVPKHPGAPMVLHALVHYSACKTICIPYTAKLVLPLPAGLASPGPQAPLIAKAWTRVPGTLAQAGLSLLQVVVSKSPGHKNTTILSLVVDAHGARLSRPDLFIQNHFSTATPGAPKIWLDTGHRRGVLSVTLKGEKAAAIAGRKLRFTLENGLGAAAFSATPVFGPVPAHGTGVSIMLILAIALLGGLILNVMPCTLPVLSLKLMSFAGASGGARRDLRITLLATALGIIVSYAALAFIIIVLKAVGATIGWGIQFQQPWFLGAMAAITTLFAASLWEWLPIPLPGLAARTATMGSEASARTAAFLTGVFATLLATSCTAPFIGVAVGFALARAPLVILGIFAALGIGMALPYLLVAAFPGLVRWMPKPGRWMVVLRVLLGFALLGTAIWLVWIIEAVVSPMAALVIGATILVMLALLFWRHRLGNSQGRLRRIGAFAVIAAVALAIIEPSVTPASLAPTRQRADNTIWQTFDQARIVTLIGENKIVFVDVTAAWCLICKVNALTVLDRNPVARQLRAPGVVAMRADWTRPSAPITAYLRSFGRYGVPLDVVYGPGAPSGIMLPSLLTPGVVMQAFRRAAGPPPRTEAAR, from the coding sequence ATGATCATCCGGTCGCAGCCGCGTCTTGCCGCCATTCTGATACTCATCCTGACATTCATGCTGGGGGTGTTTTCGATAACATCTGCTTTAGCCGCAAGCACCCAATGGGTCGGCAACCGGCACGCGGCGGCGCGGTTGATCACCGCGACCGAGGCTGTGGGCAACGCACCGCAGATCGACGCAGGTTTGCAGATCAGGCTCGAGCGTGGCTGGCACGCCTATTGGCGCAATCCGGGTGCCGCGGGCATTCCGCCCTCGATCGACTGGGCGGGATCGACCAACGTCAAATCGACCAAAATGTACTGGCCTGCACCGCACCGCTATCTGCTCTATGGCCTGGTTACCCAGGGCTACGAGCACGGCGTTGTCCTGCCGCTATCGATCGTGCCGAAACACCCCGGCGCGCCGATGGTTCTGCACGCGCTCGTGCATTATTCGGCGTGCAAGACGATCTGCATCCCCTACACCGCCAAGCTTGTGCTTCCCCTGCCTGCGGGCCTCGCGAGCCCCGGACCGCAAGCGCCCCTGATCGCCAAGGCCTGGACACGCGTGCCAGGCACGCTGGCTCAAGCGGGGTTGAGCCTGTTGCAAGTGGTGGTGTCCAAATCGCCTGGACACAAGAATACGACGATATTGTCCCTTGTTGTCGATGCGCATGGCGCCCGCCTGTCGCGCCCCGATCTGTTCATCCAGAACCATTTTTCGACCGCAACGCCGGGTGCCCCAAAAATCTGGCTCGATACCGGACATCGGCGCGGCGTGCTGAGTGTGACCCTCAAGGGCGAAAAAGCGGCCGCCATCGCCGGAAGAAAACTGCGATTCACGCTGGAAAACGGATTGGGTGCGGCGGCGTTTTCGGCAACCCCGGTGTTCGGCCCCGTGCCCGCACATGGCACCGGTGTGAGCATCATGCTGATCCTCGCGATCGCGCTGCTCGGCGGTCTGATCCTGAACGTGATGCCTTGCACGCTCCCGGTCCTGTCGCTCAAACTCATGAGCTTCGCCGGAGCATCGGGCGGCGCGCGGCGGGATTTACGGATCACGCTACTGGCAACCGCGCTGGGGATCATTGTTTCCTACGCGGCTCTCGCCTTCATTATCATCGTGTTGAAGGCGGTGGGTGCCACAATCGGCTGGGGCATCCAGTTCCAGCAACCCTGGTTTCTCGGCGCGATGGCGGCGATCACCACGCTGTTCGCCGCAAGCCTGTGGGAGTGGCTGCCGATCCCGCTCCCCGGGCTTGCGGCACGAACCGCGACCATGGGCAGCGAAGCCAGTGCCAGAACCGCAGCGTTTCTGACCGGCGTCTTTGCGACGCTTCTTGCCACATCCTGCACCGCACCTTTTATCGGCGTCGCGGTCGGTTTCGCGCTCGCTCGCGCGCCACTGGTCATTCTGGGCATTTTCGCAGCCCTCGGGATCGGCATGGCGCTGCCCTACCTGCTGGTCGCGGCTTTCCCCGGCCTGGTGCGCTGGATGCCAAAGCCCGGGCGCTGGATGGTTGTGCTCCGCGTTCTTCTCGGTTTTGCCCTGCTGGGCACGGCGATCTGGCTGGTCTGGATCATCGAAGCGGTCGTCTCGCCCATGGCCGCACTGGTCATCGGCGCTACAATTCTCGTCATGCTTGCGCTGCTGTTCTGGCGTCATCGTCTCGGGAATAGCCAGGGCCGATTGCGCCGCATCGGAGCCTTCGCGGTGATTGCTGCCGTCGCCCTTGCCATTATCGAACCGTCGGTCACCCCGGCCAGCTTGGCACCCACCAGACAACGCGCCGACAACACGATCTGGCAGACATTCGACCAGGCCCGCATCGTCACGTTGATTGGCGAAAACAAGATTGTCTTCGTTGATGTCACCGCCGCATGGTGCCTGATCTGCAAGGTCAATGCGCTCACGGTGTTGGACCGTAACCCGGTGGCGCGGCAGTTGCGCGCGCCCGGCGTGGTCGCGATGCGCGCCGACTGGACCCGCCCCAGTGCGCCGATCACCGCCTATTTGCGCAGCTTCGGACGGTATGGAGTGCCGCTCGACGTGGTCTACGGCCCCGGCGCACCATCCGGCATCATGCTGCCGTCTCTGCTGACACCGGGCGTCGTCATGCAGGCATTCCGGCGCGCGGCCGGACCACCACCCCGTACGGAGGCCGCACGATGA
- a CDS encoding DUF411 domain-containing protein: MTLKPKMKVKPMNRRTLLNATVALAALAPVSALAAAPIKATLYKDPSCSCCEAYAKYLDKNGFKVTVIPTPNLEQVTLAAGVPKSLVGCHLTKLAGHVFEGHIPAPLIKKFLAEPSSAKGLAIPGMPVGLPGMPAMAGMKAEPIAVYLVGTPKPVVFATVN, translated from the coding sequence ATGACCCTCAAACCAAAGATGAAAGTCAAACCGATGAACCGACGCACCCTGCTCAATGCCACCGTAGCCTTGGCCGCCTTGGCGCCGGTCTCGGCGCTTGCCGCCGCGCCGATCAAGGCAACGCTCTACAAGGATCCGTCCTGCTCGTGCTGCGAAGCCTATGCCAAATATCTCGACAAGAACGGCTTCAAGGTGACGGTGATTCCAACACCCAATCTCGAGCAGGTCACTTTGGCAGCCGGCGTTCCTAAGTCGCTGGTCGGTTGTCATTTGACCAAGCTCGCCGGCCATGTCTTCGAAGGCCACATTCCGGCCCCGCTCATCAAGAAATTCCTGGCCGAACCGTCCTCGGCCAAAGGGCTGGCGATTCCGGGAATGCCGGTCGGTCTGCCGGGAATGCCGGCGATGGCAGGCATGAAAGCCGAGCCGATCGCGGTCTATCTGGTCGGCACGCCGAAACCGGTCGTGTTCGCAACCGTCAATTGA